A single window of Pieris napi chromosome 8, ilPieNapi1.2, whole genome shotgun sequence DNA harbors:
- the LOC125051745 gene encoding upstream stimulatory factor 2 isoform X1, whose protein sequence is MAKIEKVEIELHEDSIDSDDREFLDLVEEPAYGSVTSERPQLVTHTYLEGNEDEDSSSYNFRDLSGSVAYKIVQMDEEEPTNNMTSESPTHLIPSGEFYIINNPVEVFSSDSQKKPIKREPLQAKAATAKKRDDKRRATHNEVERRRRDKINSWITKIADMIPNCGQADTASKGGILAKACDHIADLTMKTKKLEQVEKENAKLVLEVLRLNKELSELRKENSSMRIQLADNCIVANLQRAKGQKS, encoded by the exons ATGGctaaaattgaaaaagttGAAATAGAGTTACATGAAGATTCAATTGACAG TGATGATAGAGAGTTTTTGGATTTAGTAGAAGAACCTGCATATG GAAGTGTAACCAGCGAAAGGCCACAATTAGTAACTCACACGTATTTAGAAGGTAATGAAGACGAGGACAGTTCCTCTTATAACTTTAGAGATTTAT ctgGTTCTGTGGCTTACAAAATAGTGCAAATGGATGAAGAAGAGCCAACAAACAATATGACTTCAGAATCACCAACTCATC TTATTCCAAGTGGAgaattctatataataaataacccAGTAGAGGTTTTTAGCTCAGATTCTCAAAAGAAACCAATTAAACGAGAACCATTGCAAGCTAAAGCTGCTACTGCTAAAAAg CGTGATGATAAAAGAAGAGCCACCCATAATGAAGTTGAAAGACGGAGAAGGGACAAAATTAACAGCTGGATTACAAAGATAGCAGACATGATACCTAACTGTGGCCAAGCAGACACTGCCAGTAAAGGAGGTATCCTGGCAAAAGCATGTGACCACATTGCTGATCTCACTATGAAGACTAAGAA ATTAGAACAAGTTGAAAAAGAGAATGCCAAGCTAGTACTAGAAGTGTTAAGGCTTAACAAGGAGCTGTCAGAATTACGAAAAGAGAACTCTTCAATGCGTATACAGTTGGCTGACAACTGTATAGTGGCAAATTTACAACGGGCCAAAGGACAGAAGTCCTAG
- the LOC125051745 gene encoding upstream stimulatory factor 2 isoform X2 gives MKIQLTGSVTSERPQLVTHTYLEGNEDEDSSSYNFRDLSGSVAYKIVQMDEEEPTNNMTSESPTHLIPSGEFYIINNPVEVFSSDSQKKPIKREPLQAKAATAKKRDDKRRATHNEVERRRRDKINSWITKIADMIPNCGQADTASKGGILAKACDHIADLTMKTKKLEQVEKENAKLVLEVLRLNKELSELRKENSSMRIQLADNCIVANLQRAKGQKS, from the exons ATGAAGATTCAATTGACAG GAAGTGTAACCAGCGAAAGGCCACAATTAGTAACTCACACGTATTTAGAAGGTAATGAAGACGAGGACAGTTCCTCTTATAACTTTAGAGATTTAT ctgGTTCTGTGGCTTACAAAATAGTGCAAATGGATGAAGAAGAGCCAACAAACAATATGACTTCAGAATCACCAACTCATC TTATTCCAAGTGGAgaattctatataataaataacccAGTAGAGGTTTTTAGCTCAGATTCTCAAAAGAAACCAATTAAACGAGAACCATTGCAAGCTAAAGCTGCTACTGCTAAAAAg CGTGATGATAAAAGAAGAGCCACCCATAATGAAGTTGAAAGACGGAGAAGGGACAAAATTAACAGCTGGATTACAAAGATAGCAGACATGATACCTAACTGTGGCCAAGCAGACACTGCCAGTAAAGGAGGTATCCTGGCAAAAGCATGTGACCACATTGCTGATCTCACTATGAAGACTAAGAA ATTAGAACAAGTTGAAAAAGAGAATGCCAAGCTAGTACTAGAAGTGTTAAGGCTTAACAAGGAGCTGTCAGAATTACGAAAAGAGAACTCTTCAATGCGTATACAGTTGGCTGACAACTGTATAGTGGCAAATTTACAACGGGCCAAAGGACAGAAGTCCTAG